The window AATGGAAAACTGCAGGCAACTAGCCATAACTGGACAAACTAGTTGAGAAAGGAACAATGGACCGTTTCTTGAAGAATACAAGAAAAACAACTACTCCAAAATAGAAAAGCTCCTAAACCACGGGGTGAGGCCCTCAATGAGTGATCAATGTGATACCAGACGGGCTAGATGGTGATAAATCATTTAAGTGCATAATGGTATATGAGGATAGGTGTTGTGTATACGAGTTTAGTTCATAGTTATAGTTTGGAAGACTGAAAAATACTATAAAAGAAGCACACGAGGATACCCTAGTCGTCAAGGTACTAAATGAAAACTTCACTTTCTAACGTGTATTTATTGACATGGGCAGCTCGATAAATATAACCACACGAAGAGCTTATGAAGCACTTTAGCTAGAGTAGGATATGCTAGTTCCCCCTTTAGCTCCATTAGTGGAAATCAATAACCACATAACCCCTCTATTTGAAAGTATCGAGCTAGAGGTGGAAGTGGGAGATGGTAGTCCAAAGTGGAGAACCGGATTTGAATTCCTCTTCATATATACAttattgccacatacgccatcATAAGGTGCCTCTACTATCTTCGCTCTCTTTGATTGGTCGGATGGATCCTTCGAATCCATTACCTCATCAACTTGTCCCTTTTGCATATGGACTCCTAGAAGAAATGGAGTATAAGGCATCTTCACAAAAGAAACCGTTTTTTTACCGGATTTATATTTCTTACCTTAGGGAGCCTCAAGTCCTAGTAAAACTGAAGACATCGTCTAAACTTATATCAGAGCCTCTATGATGGCATGTGGAGTGAGTGTTACTTGGCTCAATCTCGGATAGGTCGACTACTAAAAGCTTCGACGAAACCATGATAACTTGGCAGGTATCTTAGTTCAGGACAGCATGCCTCACAACATCCTCTTCACTATCTCGCTCTAGCTCAGGTGTTTGATTCTCCTTTGAGACAAATGCAACTTATTCAACCAAGCAATCACTTTTCCTCATAGTTTCGGCATCATATGGGGAACTGGATCTAGTCGCAACAATAATAGGACTCTCGACACCGGTGGTCAAAGTTCCAACTCTAGTCAAGCCCGTTGGCACTTTAACATTTGGCCCTCTAGAATTGGTAGTCATCACTTGAGCTCTTCTCAATAATATAGAAGCATGAGGATTCAAGTTAGAGGCCATGCATGCAccgaaaaagaaagaaaggaaaatagTTAAAAAGTAAGTCACCTTCAAGAAGTTAAaggtattattttttttccataCAAAAAAAATCTCGTTGAAATCATCCTGAAGATCAGAAGGAAGTATGTCGCTAATCAAGTCTAGCATGCCTTCTAAGTGCCATTGTTTAGGAAATGATAAAATCTCTCCTAATGCTTCCTCCTCCTTCAGAACAAGATCCCTCTATTTATTCCAAGTGTCACtattgtaacaccctgatccaataccattTAGATATTGTCCtctctggcccaaatccaacaccttgggtCGCATGGCTTTAAAACatgtctgcatgtattggattctcatcttactagtAAGTCccaatcactctctctccatttccgatgtgggattcagttcattcctgcccccatcgccatcccttagggttGCTCTTTGCTCATGCCTTCTATCCCGATGCCACCCACTCCGAATCGGTTCGTTACAACTATAGCCATGATTAGGGTTGTAGTTAGTATTAAAGGGGAACCCCTTTATTCAGTCCCAACTAGACCATCAAAGTTCGAAGCCTTTAACATTGTCTTATTTTCTTGTAAAAAATGTAGGTCTCTGAGAATTCATACTACAATAACAAACATCATTAGTACTTTTTTCATGGGCTTCCAAAACCTTCAGATAACTTCCCCGGTCAACCTCAAGCCTAGATCCTCCCAAATCTTTGCAAATGCTGGTGGTTTTAACTAGTCGTTGGGTGATAGCTGGCCATGGCATAGGTGGAAATTTTGTAAGACATCAATAAAGGTTTCTAGAAGTGGGAACCTCATACCGTACTCCATTAGCATATCTAAGAGCCTTGGAAACCCCTAAAAACCAAAATAAATATGTTGGTTAAAAGAGGGAATTTTAACTTcctttttttggagtttaggatAGGTGTTAGTCAACTCTAGCAGCTGCTCAGTAGTTAAAGAGGAATCTTGATGTTAGGCTCTCGGGTTTTGTTCTAATTAGAAGAGTCTTGCTTTTGAGATGTTTGAGATTTCTTGGTAGAAAGGATTCTTTAAAGATTTGGGCTGGTGGGAAGGAGTTCGTTTTTTTGGAGCCATGATTTTAGGATCGCTGGAAGATGTTGCTCAACGCGACCAAATTTTGAGGATTGCGAGAGTTATCTTCCTCCTCAAAACTTAcaatgaagaaaacaaaaatgaaggagTAGGGGACTTACTGAATCAAGAAATCTAGAGGAAACCAGGAAAGCGGGAGTAACTTCAAAAAAGCAAGCAGCgcaaaaagaaaaatctaattaactctttttccttttataagaCTTTTGTACCCAGGACAACGAAATAGTGCATTTAATAGCAATCGCCGGTTAAAAATCCAAAAAACCCTTTACATATCTGCTCCTTAGAAGAGGCAACACGTAATTGACATGTGGCAGTATCTCTGAGGCTTGACACTGGTGATTTAAAGGTGCTCCTATCGAAGATCGCACACTTTTCAAAATAATGTCAGACTTTTATAATACGTTAGAATTCCTCAACTACCACAAGAAAGGAATCGAGTGTTGGGTAAAAAATGACAACCTTTTTCATAAGCAAAGGATTCAGCTTCGACCATTGGTTTGTACTTCGGTTACTACTAGACTATCCATATGGTCTCTCATCGGCTTTCAACTCTCGAGCCTTGCTACCAAACAAAATCCTAAAGAGATTCAAAAACTAGAGTCGACATCTGATAACATGTAAATATATGAATCACCGGAGAATAGAAGGATTGTCATAAAGGATCGTGAAATCAAACCGAATGATAGCATGTAACGATTAATCCACATGGACCAATAGAAAGTAGTTCCAAAATCACACTAGCCCTTCCTTAAATCTTTCTTTTCTATCTAATTTTAGACACCAAAAGAATTCTAATTCCGACTAAACTTATTAAGATGGAAAGAAGCTACAGTTCCTAAAATAGAAGATACAGTTCCTAAAGAAGAGGAGGGAGAGGGTAGTGGATATGGACTGCactaaaaatattaaagaatAGATTTGTATTGTTTTCAACATTCTCGACGGCATTCACCGAGCTTTGTTTTGTTGTTTTGTTAGTCATCTGATCTCATTCCAATATCCGTATCTTCAAAAGTAAACACAGTTAGTTCAAGTTTTAGGATTGGATCTATTCTCTCTCTACTTTTATGCAGAAAAAAAGAAAGGCCACCGAAAAGCATACACACCTTATCATGAaagcaagaaaaaaaaaacaaggtgATTGGACTGCCCAACCCACACGCACATATTACACACACACATACAATCATATCTTTACTGTTATTTGTTGTTTTTTCAAAAgttaaagaaaatcataagtCAACCTCCTCTCATCATTTGGTCTTTGTTTTTTCTCTAATTACTTCCACCTCATTTCCCACTTTTGCTTGCTTGCTTATCATCGTCTATATAATTCTCTGATTCCTTCACCATGGGAATTTAATTTTATAACCATGAAGGTTCATCAGTTGGCAACACGTGGATTAATCTGGGAACATGAACCCTCTCTTTCTCTTGGTTGCAAACGTCTTCGTCCTCTTGCTCCTAAGTTATCTCATTCTGATTCTCCTTCTCCAACTTCCACTGTTTCTTCTTTTGATCTCAAGAGCTTTATTAGACCTGAATGTGGTCCTAGAAAACTTTGTTCATCTCACGACAAGAAAGATTCACCCCCTCAGGTACCcacctcttcattttcctaTTTTACTTTGTatcagcactaatgcaccgtaTCTCATCAGAATTCCTTGAATTGTGCAGGTGGAGACGCACCCAGGAGGAACACGATGGAATCCGACTCAAGAACAGATAGGGATACTTGAGATGCTGTATAGAGGAGGAATGAGAACTCCAAATGCACAACAAATCGAACAAATCACTGCGCAGCTAGGGAAATATGGCAAGATTGAAGGGAAGAACGTGTTTTACTGGTTTCAAAACCACAAAGCTCGCGAAAGACAAAAACAGAAGCGTAACAGTCTTGGTTTAAGTCATAGTCCCAGAACCCCAAGCTCAGTTACCACTATATCTTTGGATACTAAGGTATGTTACTTTCAAGTTTCAACCTTTTCATAATTTAAGCAAAGAAAGAAGTTGTGTTTTGAAGTTAACATTTACACAATTAATCTATACAGGTAGAAACTGAGAGGGAGGAAGATAGTCCGTACAAAAGGAAGTGCAGGAGCTGGGGATTTGAAGTAGAAGAAATCAGGAGGTGTAGAGATGAAGGAGAtagaactcttgagcttttcccatTGCACCCAGAAGGCAGATAGATCAGAATGCAGAGACGGATTCAAGGGACGCCGGAGTACTTGAGCACTCATTGGTCGCCGGAAATGCGAGGAAAGTTTACAGAGCTATGtatcaaactttaatttttctttttttgtcgACAAAGCTCTCATATGAGAGAGCACTCATCCGGATGGAATTTTCTAATTCATAAATTTAGTTTATGAATGATGTGAGTTTTTGTACCTTGGTTTCAAGGTAAAAAGAAAGACTCGATCTTTGTAATCTAGTTCAGACTTGGAAGCAAAGCTCTTTGTCGCTactttatttcatatatgtctTTTGACTAACAGCTACTACAAGTAGAAGTATCAATCTTTTTAAACATTAGGCTATATAGGGACACTGAAGTCCATGCAAAATTAAATCCCAAAGGCAAAGGCTactcctttccttttctttgctGTTGAAATTTTAAAATCGGAAACTTCTTCCAGCGATTCGAATAAAAGGGAAATTAAATCTGCTAAAAAAATGCACTAGTTGGAAGACTTTCATAAAGTGACCTATCAACTCTATTTGAGCAGACAGTGAAAGCATTTTCtgttaaaaaatttgaaaaaatggaAACTTTTGGAGAGTGAGTGATTGACATGCATTTTCCAAGCTAAGGAATTGGTGTGGTGGTGGGACTATATAAGTCATCATTTTATAATTGCCAGTTGGCATCTCTCTATTCTAGTTTGGACTTTGGAGATGGATCGCATaaattttgaatcattcatggAGGGCTTCTACTTTCTCAATTACTTAAGCCCTGCTAATCGACAGTGGTTTCTTTTGTTCTTAAGGGTAAGGGAGGACTATCTTTACTATTCCAATTTTTACCCAGGCCTAATACACGACTAacccctgaacttatccaaatgTTGCCACTACCCCtccaattttcaattgtaacaacttatcccTTAAACTTAtgcaattgtaaaacataaccccaaattgagaatttttttacccgTATTTGAAGCAACTGTAAAAACGTttccccggattcgtatcacgccaaagatctgattatcacattccACGAATGTTGcaccttttgtatttcacgtgtttcttcaattgcagtccacgTCAGTAATttagggttatgttttacaattggacaagtttgaaggGTAAGTCGTTACAATTAAAAATTCAAAAGGGCggttgcaacatttgaacaatTTCAGAGGGTGATTTGTATATTAGACCTTAAACTAATTCAGTGGATTAAAACTTTAAAAAGTATATAACTAtacattaaatgaatcattaaagAGATAATGTTTTACTCTTTAAATTTTCAACTAAAATCAATTTACTTTTATTTAACGGAAAATTAAAAGGATTGATTTAATAGATATTTGACTGTTATATGGTACCATCTAAATTTATAAACTAAAATGGTTTCAAGCATTTTGAGAGGTAGTTTGCAAGTAACAGTAAATTTATATGTAACAGATTTAGTTATTGACATTGTTTATAAATATGCTAgtaaaatatagatattttagatataattgatgttCTAAGaatgtgacaattaaataatggTTGAATGAGTCTATTCAAAAAAATATTGCGTAGAGATACAATTGATCAtacttgaaaacgttaaagCTAAAATTTGTCTTATTTTATACATTATGGGTAAATTATActcccaaaaaaaataatagagaCAAATTTAAACATTATCCTTTCATTAAATTCAACCAATTTATTATTTCAGTCAATAGCTTTTCTTATTTTGATTACTAACTATAAATGTCTCCAGAATGACAAATTATTAGAAACACCTGGTTCTTCATGTTAAATGGAggaccttccatacatattttgatacgTGTGATATGGATCCACACATTTTATAAAATgctccactattttaattattacgtgagATCataatacacgtgtccaaatatgAATTAGGAGTCCTCTGAGTGACACGGAAGACccgatgcttaatataagaactcctcCAGGATATATCCCTTATGTTTCTACTCAAGAATTATTCTCAAGTTGCGGGACCGGTCAAGAAAGTTCTGATCATTAAGTTTGTCCTTCTTAAAGACATATAGTAATGAGAATGTGTTCGTTGGGGTCGTATCAATCTACATAGAATTAAAATAAAGttgattaattataaaaaaagtataaaaataaatattataatttgcTGATTTGCAAACACATTTAAAATTGATAAATAGGCATCTTGAGTTAATTTTATTAACAAAAGCAGTAAAAAAATACTAACGGTATCAGAAATGAATGACGTAGTAAATCGGATTAAAAAGTCAGAGAGATTTTAATATGTCAGAAAgattttaatcttttatttatttatttagaattAACATCTCACGCAATCTCTCTTTTTGACACCTAACATTTCGCATTTTCCAATTTGAATTTGTACTCCAAAACTTTCAAGCATCTCCTTCTTCCTGCTCACCAACTTCATTATCCTCTCGGTTATACACGGTGGTGAATCGATCTCTTCTTGTTATTCATGTTCTTTCTTTCTATCGCCTTCCACCCATCTCTTCCCGGAATTTTGCATCAATAAACATCAATAGCATCTCTCACGAACCAGAAACAATTTCGAATGGGTGTTGTTATTCTTAGCCCCATTTGTATACACTTAGCCTAGGGAAATGACGAAACTGCCCTTATTGTTTTAGTTTTTacaaaaaagtttttttttttctctttacgGAACGCGAGCATGTGGCTATCATGCCTCACCAcgtatcacgcctcaccacgtggtgaggcataTGTTCACATGCCCacatgtgaattttttttcccaaatttacattttaattattattattctaaacaattataaatattataattattctaaaaaaattctaaatattttaattattaacattataatttgaattataattattaacattataatttgaattataattattaacattataattaaataatatacatgaagtatcaaatatgtattaaaatatgttaaaaataataagttctaaaaatttctaaatattaaaaaattacaacaagtcaATTTGTTTGGTTCCATTCTTCCATGGATCGGTGTATGATAGATTTGAAAAAGACTGTTCACATGTCCacgtgtgaatttttttttccaatttcacattttaattattattattattctaaacaattataaatattataattattctaaaaaattctaaatattttaattattaacattataatttgaatttaattattaacattataattaaataatatacatgaagtatcaaatatgtattaaaatgtgttaaaaacaataagttctaaagaattctaaatattaaaaaaattacattatgtCAATTTGCCTGGTTCCATTCCTCCATAATCTGCTCCAGATCAATCCTAACTGGTGGAACCTGCTCAGCGAGCACGAGTGTGATTGCCCGCTGAGCGATGTCTGCCAAACGGCTAACCCACTGCACAAAATTAAATGTTAGAAAAAAAGAtaggtaaaataataataataaaataaataataaaaaaacttacaTATTCATTGTTGGAGCGAGAATGGTGgtggcgtatgagtatcacggacgtatgaaaataaaaaatattattgtaactaaataaaaatattttaaactagaaaacaaaaattaaaaaattaaaaaattattctaactataatttaaaaaacaaatattaccccgggcgtatgaacatcgcGCCCCCACACAGGTGGAGGCGTGTTGTTCATACGCCCTATCTGTGGTGgtggcgtatgagtatcacgcctcCACCACAGATGGGGCATATGAACATTACACTATTACCTATGTAGGGGCGTATTGTTCATACGTCCCTACTTGTGTcgggacgtgatgttcatacgccccgaAACATAACtcgaatttttaaaaaaaatccaattttaGTAAATAGAATCGTAAATCAATCAAATTCTGATGCAAATTACGTACCATTAGTCCTTTCCCGCGGTCACTCCTCTCCCGATCCGTGTTtttcattaataaattaattcggATTAAATTAAAGAATGTTTAGattgtttgagaggatttgagaattttgaaatttcataaAAGGATATTTTAGTCTTTTTCAAGGCTAAGTGTGGGAAATTGTGGCTAGATATAGTAATCGCATTTCAAATCCAATTCGAAGAACAACACGTTGATTAAGATTGGCATCTTCAACAGGTCTTCAGCGTCCCCTTGTATATTGTTTAGAGTGGCCAGTGTCAGTTTGTTTaggttttaatttgattttctgAGGTATATATTTTgcattttctttcttcagacaCTAAATGGAATCTTcgaattgtttttcttttatcatatttgaGTATCTTTCTTTTTTGCCCAGCAAAGTCTGTAACAACTAATGAAAGAACAGAGAGAAAGATGGAGAGTTGCCTAATAGAAAGAGAGTAAAAGAGAAACGAATAAAAAGAAAGTTAGAAACGAGGCAAAGATTGGAGACAATGGCAGGTGTTGAGAGAGAGAGTAGCTAGAGAGACGGCTACGAAAGCGGAGGATacgagagaga of the Euphorbia lathyris chromosome 7, ddEupLath1.1, whole genome shotgun sequence genome contains:
- the LOC136200556 gene encoding WUSCHEL-related homeobox 4, which encodes MKVHQLATRGLIWEHEPSLSLGCKRLRPLAPKLSHSDSPSPTSTVSSFDLKSFIRPECGPRKLCSSHDKKDSPPQVETHPGGTRWNPTQEQIGILEMLYRGGMRTPNAQQIEQITAQLGKYGKIEGKNVFYWFQNHKARERQKQKRNSLGLSHSPRTPSSVTTISLDTKVETEREEDSPYKRKCRSWGFEVEEIRRCRDEGDRTLELFPLHPEGR